The Brachypodium distachyon strain Bd21 chromosome 4, Brachypodium_distachyon_v3.0, whole genome shotgun sequence nucleotide sequence AGAGTTGAATTTGTTCCATGCCTCCTGTTTTATTTAATTGTAGGGAAGATAAGCGAATGTTACAATGTCAAATATTAATATATCATTAGTAGTATGACGAACAGTTCAACAACCTATGTGAACAGTACAAGCGGGCTTCCTGAACCTTAAGTGCGACAACCACAGTTTATCAAGAATGAAAAATAATTCCTACTGGTTATACAAAATAGAAAGCTGATACTAGGCTGGGTTACTTGGACCAGAGCTAAATCTCACAACCTTTCAGTAGCATCCACCCAAGCTTTAACAGCCAACTTCAATGGATGAAACAAATTAAATCAAACATTCAAGGCACGAGTCAGAAACAATGAAGTTCACTTATCCAGGCAGTGGAGCAGACTATCACCCAGCCATACAGGAGAACAGAGATAGGACCAGTTAAACTAGACTTGCTGTACCTATTGTATATATTCATACAGATATCATTTCCATTAAGCCACAGACTGGCATCTTTTGTCCAATGTTGAGTTAGACCAATTGCTATTTGCATCATGAACCGTACGTGCTTGCACATAATTATGTAAGTACGAAAACATATCTATCCAAAAGGGATTCACAATGAAAGCTAAACAAAATAACTGCACCAATCATAGTTCCCTAACAAAAGCGAATCAAAACCTGTGTTTTATGTGTCACTGTGATACTTGTTGCAAAGCAGCTGAATACAGACCTTAAGTATATCAAAGACCTTCTCAGCAATATATTTCTGTTGAAGAGTTGCACCCTTCTGTTGGACCTTATCAGGATGGATGCATAACGTCGCCTTTCTGTACTGCTTTTTAACAGCAGCTCCAGTAATCAAATCGGTCAAGGATACAGCTTGCCATCCACAAGCTGGCCAAAGTATCTGTTTAGAAGAAAAGTACGCATTAATAGGTGAACGGTTTTAAACCTAGTTTCATCCACCAATTTATGAGTATTATATAATCAAATGCACCGTTCATTTCAAAGGAATTGCAACTTAAGGTCCAATTCAAGGACTGGCATAATCTGCAAACATAGATCTGTATCGTTACATGGTTCTAAGATAAATGAATCGATACCAAGTGAAATTTTAGAAAATACACCACATTTATTAATCTAACGGATCTGATtcgtcaacttagatttaagaccttttgattaaaaatcaggcaactgAGAACTAGCCACACCCTTATTAATATTATGAGGACCATGTACAACTTTCTCAGCTCACAAATCCAGTTAACAGTCTCTAGATTTTTCTTAAACCAGTTTGGCCGCAAAGTACCCTTTTGATCTCAAATTAGTGCAATCTACTTTGTGACTTGATACAAATTTTATCCAAGAAGCATTGGTGAATTTTGTATTTGAACAAGTATGCTGAGAATACTTTTCAGCCAGAGCCATGATTGTAATTCTTGACATGGTCAATCATACTTTAtacaaatatttttattaaCTGACCCAAAGGAGCTCATACTTAACTTGAACAGTTTATTTTAGTAAGGAAATATAAATTATTGCAGCAGTTCTAACACAAAAGTATTGGTTACCAGACTACTACAATACCAGCATAAACCCAAGTGGGTCTCAAGACGTCACAGTGCATTAGAAACCAACACATTAATTAGGCAAGCCGTTACAAGGGGGATCACATGGAGCTGGAAAGTAAGAAATAAGGATATCTTTAGAATGCAGAAGTactttcatgaaaaaaaagaatgatgaTAGCACATTAGCACCCAGAAATAGAGCACAAAACAGGGCACAAGTACAGGTGGAATAAATTTGGAGGCAAAAGTATCAGCGACTCACATATTGCAGAGTTGATAATAAAGCACGTAAGTTGCCCTCTTTTCCAGCAGCCCATCTCTTGATTTCAAAGTCTAAAGAGTCACCAATTCTCTGGAATCAAGAAATACAAAAAGAATAAATTACCTAATAGCAACCTCTGAAGTCAAGCCTAGAGGGCCAAGAATGCTGCTCTATCATGCGCCTACGTGAATGCCAGCAAAGTCCATGAAATACTGAAATAAATGTGTAATAGCAGCACAGCACAGAGTGTTTATATAAACGACAATAAGCAGAATAAATTTGCAAGATATATTGGAAACACAACACTTACATCTCTTTCTGCTTGTTCCCTCTGAACCTGCATATCTCGCTCATTCTTCTCAGCCAAAGCTTTTTCCTGGAGATATGTTATTGTCATATGATGAACAGTAGAAAATGAAATCCATTATTTCTTTATAATAAGGGAAAAGAGAGACAACTATAATACAGAATCAGCCAGATTGATCATCGGCAACATATACTGAGAGCAAGAGACTGGCACATTACCACTCGTTCATTGGTCCTCTGATGACGTTCTAACCTCGCACGTCTCCTTTCTTCACTCTCTCCCTCAACATCTTGAAATACATTAGATGATGCAGGGACTAAAAGTAAATAATAAATGAATCATTAGTACTGCAAAATTAGGAGCACAGTATCATTACAAAGTTAAAAGAAACTTCTAGTTTGGGATGACTAGTACCTTGATCATCAAATAAGTTAAATAGATTATCCATATTTGTGGCCGATGACGTGTTTGCTTTTCTCGTAGATGCTGACGTAGGGGCTGCTCTTTGTGATCCATTAACTGTTCCTCTACCTCGAGGTTGGGGATCAAACGTAGAATCCTGAAACATCCAACATTAGCAAAAGGTAACACTAGTGAATTATTGAGACAATATTTTACATATTTTGGGGCATGTTAGTACCACTGTTGGGGCCCTCTGCTTTGGTGCACTATCACGAAAGAAAGACTCAACATCCACTGGTgtgctttgtttttcttttgcagcagctgcagctgcagcagcatgcCTTTCTCGAGCCTCAGCAGCAGCTCTTTCCGTCGCAGCTCGCTCAGCTCTCTTCCTTGCTTCTTGCTGAACTCTTTCAACAGCAGCTCTTTCTGCCGCAGCCTTGTCCCTAGACACAGTCCTCTCCCTTTCCTTGGCTTCAGCAGCAGCCCTCTCCCTTTCCTTGGCTTCAGTAGCAGCTCTCTCCCTTTCTTCTGCAGCGGCCCTTGCAACTCTCTCTTTAGCCTCAGCTGCAGCTCTCTCACGAGCTTCCTGATGAGCCCTCTGCACAGCAGCACGCTGTGAGCGTTGGCGGGCATCCCTTTCAGCTTTTGCACGAGCTTCAGCGGCTGCTCTATCACGTGCCTCCTTTGTAGCCCTCTCGACAGCTTGTTTCTCTCTCTGCTGTTCCAattctctctccttctcaAGTCTTCTCTGTTCCTCCCTTTGTCTCATTTCCTGTGCCTGTTCCAACCTTTCCTGGCTTTCTGCCTCTTCACGAGCTGCTGAATTTGTATTAaactcttcatcatcatcaaaagAATTGTTATCATAATTAGCAGGCATTTGAGGCTTGTCCATGGCAACACCTCCCCATTCACTTGTTGAAGAAATATCAGCTTGCTTTGGCAAATCTTTGTAATGGTTACGACTTTGAGTAGACTGTGTCACATACTCATCATACTTTCCATTTGCTTTTGCACCAAGAGATTTTTGCTTAAGACGAGGTGGTGACCTGGAAGGTGGCGGAGCACTGGTTGGCCGTGTGAAGAGGGGGATCTCAGAAACTGTAAGCCATATATCATCTTCGGATTCAGTAGATATTGGTGACTGATCTTCCATACTGTTACCACTATATCTCTCTGAACTGTCGTCAACATGAATATCAGAGTACCTTGTAGACTGTGATTTAGGCATCACATCTCCGAAGTCCTCCAAAGAAGATCTGCTAGCTGGATTTCTATTCACTGAACTTTGTACAGAGTTTGAGTTTTGGTGACTATCCTTGGTACCATTGATTTCAGAGGTAAACAAAGGATCTGATTTCGGGACCtggtcaaaagtacttgaaTCATCAAATAGACTCTCATCATCAGCAGTACTGTCAAAATTCTTGTTGGGTGTTGATTTTGAAGTTGGAACTGCTGGCTTCTTTTTGTTATCATCGTCAATCTTCCTGAAAATTATAATGAATGTTATGAAACTGACAGTGTCATCATTGTGAAGAGATAACACACCTTTGAGAGAACTTATAAGAACTAGCACAATCGTTCTGTGCTGCTACAGATTAAAAATTACCATGTTTAAAAAGAATGTTGTATTTTCATCTTCATACAAGTCATTTACACTTTAATGATTTgtgccaaatcaacaaatgATGAAAAGAAATCAAGTGATGCGGTCCAATAGTGacggaccgccgccaccaattgaGTGATTGAGTCTTTTATAGTAGTAAAGACTGGTAGTACTTCGCATAAAAGTGGGAGGTTTCTGGCAAGTAACACTTCCTATTTCACAAACTTCTTATCTATTCTGtaaatatatttataaatCAAATTTTATGGTGGCAGTTACCTTCTTCGAATTATAGATTTCTCTGACCTACCAATACGAAAAAAGAAGATTTTCAAGTGGCATCAGTGGAGTTGAACAATGTTAGGCTCAATTCAATATAGTGCATACATTGCCTATAATCAACAGATTTAATTTACGAACGAAAGCTCACGAATGTACAGAAAGCATCAGCATATTGCATGGGAAAAGGAGATCCCTGCTAATTTTGCTCAACTTAGTCTGAGTTTGGAATTgaggtggattatgataatccagctTTTTCAACCAGCTTTTacctatttttccttttggccAATCAACTTTTTCCAGCTTCCGTGTTGATATTTTCacagcagattataaaataagtttgCCGCAGCACAGTCCAGCAACCGCTAAATGAGCCTTAGTTACCGATACCATGGAAGCTCTCACTTTGTGTAAAACCTGCAACTATCACTAGAATTTGGTC carries:
- the LOC100832373 gene encoding auxilin-related protein 1 isoform X2 translates to MDGIEGLLASNFGVRPQGKAAPMAAAASSSRGGSSSGSAWPNPRSTPASAPSYDDLFGAPVPVPAPASAAASSPSLDSLFDSFKPPAPSSSSAAAARSKPAFDDDDIFSAVPGLRPTNSASSATRYDGDDVFGAGTAGPVYDDVFVSSNPRSAPQHSSYDDLLGGLAGRPRAEERKGSVAVEDDDLLGGFGMMPPPASEKKKPVVAEEDSQGSNGFDDLIPGFASTSPPKSRKIDDDNKKKPAVPTSKSTPNKNFDSTADDESLFDDSSTFDQVPKSDPLFTSEINGTKDSHQNSNSVQSSVNRNPASRSSLEDFGDVMPKSQSTRYSDIHVDDSSERYSGNSMEDQSPISTESEDDIWLTVSEIPLFTRPTSAPPPSRSPPRLKQKSLGAKANGKYDEYVTQSTQSRNHYKDLPKQADISSTSEWGGVAMDKPQMPANYDNNSFDDDEEFNTNSAAREEAESQERLEQAQEMRQREEQRRLEKERELEQQREKQAVERATKEARDRAAAEARAKAERDARQRSQRAAVQRAHQEARERAAAEAKERVARAAAEERERAATEAKERERTVSRDKAAAERAAVERVQQEARKRAERAATERAAAEARERHAAAAAAAAKEKQSTPVDVESFFRDSAPKQRAPTVDSTFDPQPRGRGTVNGSQRAAPTSASTRKANTSSATNMDNLFNLFDDQVPASSNVFQDVEGESEERRRARLERHQRTNERVEKALAEKNERDMQVQREQAERDRIGDSLDFEIKRWAAGKEGNLRALLSTLQYILWPACGWQAVSLTDLITGAAVKKQYRKATLCIHPDKVQQKGATLQQKYIAEKVFDILKEAWNKFNSEELF
- the LOC100832373 gene encoding auxilin-related protein 1 isoform X1, which translates into the protein MDGIEGLLASNFGVRPQGKAAPMAAAASSSRGGSSSGSAWPNPRSTPASAPSYDDLFGAPVPVPAPASAAASSPSLDSLFDSFKPPAPSSSSAAAARSKPAFDDDDIFSAVPGLRPTNSASSATRYDGDDVFGAGTAGPVYDDVFVSSNPRSAPQHSSYDDLLGGLAGRPRAEERKGSVAVEDDDLLGGFGMMPPPASEKKKPVVAEEDSQGSNGFDDLIPGFASTSPPKSRKIDDDNKKKPAVPTSKSTPNKNFDSTADDESLFDDSSTFDQVPKSDPLFTSEINGTKDSHQNSNSVQSSVNRNPASRSSLEDFGDVMPKSQSTRYSDIHVDDSSERYSGNSMEDQSPISTESEDDIWLTVSEIPLFTRPTSAPPPSRSPPRLKQKSLGAKANGKYDEYVTQSTQSRNHYKDLPKQADISSTSEWGGVAMDKPQMPANYDNNSFDDDEEFNTNSAAREEAESQERLEQAQEMRQREEQRRLEKERELEQQREKQAVERATKEARDRAAAEARAKAERDARQRSQRAAVQRAHQEARERAAAEAKERVARAAAEERERAATEAKERERAAAEAKERERTVSRDKAAAERAAVERVQQEARKRAERAATERAAAEARERHAAAAAAAAKEKQSTPVDVESFFRDSAPKQRAPTVDSTFDPQPRGRGTVNGSQRAAPTSASTRKANTSSATNMDNLFNLFDDQVPASSNVFQDVEGESEERRRARLERHQRTNERVEKALAEKNERDMQVQREQAERDRIGDSLDFEIKRWAAGKEGNLRALLSTLQYILWPACGWQAVSLTDLITGAAVKKQYRKATLCIHPDKVQQKGATLQQKYIAEKVFDILKEAWNKFNSEELF
- the LOC100832373 gene encoding auxilin-related protein 1 isoform X3, translated to MDGIEGLLASNFGVRPQGKAAPMAAAASSSRGGSSSGSAWPNPRSTPASAPSYDDLFGAPVPVPAPASAAASSPSLDSLFDSFKPPAPSSSSAAAARSKPAFDDDDIFSAVPGLRPTNSASSATRYDGDDVFGAGTAGPVYDDVFVSSNPRSAPQHSSYDDLLGGLAGRPRAEERKGSVAVEDDDLLGGFGMMPPPASEKKKPVVAEEDSQGSNGFDDLIPGFASTSPPKSRKIDDDNKKKPAVPTSKSTPNKNFDSTADDESLFDDSSTFDQVPKSDPLFTSEINGTKDSHQNSNSVQSSVNRNPASRSSLEDFGDVMPKSQSTRYSDIHVDDSSERYSGNSMEDQSPISTESEDDIWLTVSEIPLFTRPTSAPPPSRSPPRLKQKSLGAKANGKYDEYVTQSTQSRNHYKDLPKQADISSTSEWGGVAMDKPQMPANYDNNSFDDDEEFNTNSAAREEAESQERLEQAQEMRQREEQRRLEKERELEQQREKQAVERATKEARDRAAAEARAKAERDARQRSQRAAVQRAHQEARERAAAEAKERVARAAAEERERAATEAKERERAAAEAKERERTVSRDKAAAERAAVERVQQEARKRAERAATERAAAEARERHAAAAAAAAKEKQSTPVDVESFFRDSAPKQRAPTVDSTFDPQPRGRGTVNGSQRAAPTSASTRKANTSSATNMDNLFNLFDDQVPASSNVFQDVEGESEERRRARLERHQRTNERVEKALAEKNERDMQVQREQAERDRIGDSLDFEIKRWAAGKEGNLRALLSTLQYLHVIPLVTACLINVLVSNAL